The Candidatus Methylomirabilota bacterium DNA window TCGTATTTGAGCCATGAGGCCGACGGCCGATAGCCCGATCATCACCGGTCGGGGAATGTACGTACCCGACGACGTCCTCTCCAACGAGGACATCGCCCGGCTTCTCGACCCCCGGTGGCTGGCCACCTGGGTCGACGAGAGCCCGTGGTGCCAGCAGCGGATCCGGGTGCTCCGGGCGGAGTCCGCCCTGTCCGGGGCCTCCCGGGACCAGCTGGATCGACGCGCGTTCGTCGACTACGTCCACCAGCGGATCGGCATCCGGCGCCGTCACGTCGTCGACCGCAGCGCCATCCTCGAGCGCCGGCGCTCCACCGCCGGCGTGTTCGGCTCGGACCTCGGAGCCCGGGCGGCCCAGCAGGCGCTCGACGCCGCGGGCGTGTCGGCCGCGGAGGTGGACGTCGTCATCTGCGGCACCTCGAGCCCCGACCGGGTCTATCCCGCCACCGCCGTCGAGATCCAGGACCGGATCGGGGCCGGCGACGCCTACGGCTACGACCTCCTGGCGGCGTGCTCCAGCTTCGTCTACGGGCTCGAGATGGCCCGCGGCCTCCTCGTCGCCGGCCTCTGCCGGCGCGCTCTCGTCGTGGCGGCCGAGTACTTCACCTGTGCCGTCGATTACCGGGATCCCAGCAACTCCTTCTTCTGGGGCGATGCCGCCGCGGCCGTCCTCATGGAGGCGGCGCACCTCGGGAGCCCGAAGGGCGGCTATCAGCTTCTCGA harbors:
- a CDS encoding ketoacyl-ACP synthase III — its product is MRPTADSPIITGRGMYVPDDVLSNEDIARLLDPRWLATWVDESPWCQQRIRVLRAESALSGASRDQLDRRAFVDYVHQRIGIRRRHVVDRSAILERRRSTAGVFGSDLGARAAQQALDAAGVSAAEVDVVICGTSSPDRVYPATAVEIQDRIGAGDAYGYDLLAACSSFVYGLEMARGLLVAGLCRRALVVAAEYFTCAVDYRDPSNSFFWGDAAAAVLMEAAHLGSPKGGYQLLDGYCRSQLSQNIRTGLGGTRPFVAGCGIAPASGDAAEPGGPDYPYFYQNGPMVYREVIPLVARATKTILERNGCGVGDIRLFMFHQASTLVLDGIKKRLFKDETPSDRVPMNLVEYGNTSSCGAAICLVEEAVMGAGELACMTAFGGGYTIGAALLRKVAPA